The DNA region ACGATAAAGAAATCGCGCAAGCATTAAAATATATCCAAACGACGCACGCTGGGACAGGATTCATGCATGAATCTTTTGATAAAGATATTCCCATGAAATTTTCGCGTAAATGGTTTGCCTGGGCAAATACATTATGCGGTGAATTGATTTGGAAATTATATAAAGAGAAAAAGCATCTTTTAGATGCATAAAGTTTTAATAAGGCCTCCGATGCGGAGGCTTTATTTTTGAATAAAAATATCTAATTTAGGGTACATTTAATGCTAACAAATGGAAGATAATGTACTCATATTCATGGTGTTGATTTTTATTTTGAATCTAATGAATAGGGGAATTATCCCATTCATTATGCAAAGTTTTGCCAAAAGGAAATTGGTTAATTTTAGTGTGACTTCTTGGTAGGAAATCTTAATGGATTCTCTGATTTGCGGGCTGATTATTGGTACTGTATTTTATTTGAGTTCTCATGCAGGATCTAAAGATCATATTTCTATTAAATCAATTATTGGAAGCTGCTTTGCTTTGTTACTTTATGTAGTCTATGATTTTGTTATAAAGCCCATATTGTATTCAATAATACTAAGAAAGAGACGATTATTATACTTTGAGGATTATCTAAAGGACAATGGTTTCATTTATCCAATTTATCAATTAAATGAAAAGGTCATTAATATCTACGCGACAGGTGTATTAGATTCCTCAAAGAAAATATTGGTAGGTAAGGATCTATTAGAATTAGCAGATATCGATACTTTACATGGATTAATATGGCATGAATTGGGACATTTGAAAAATAATCATTTATGCAAAGTGTTTATAATCAATTCAATATGTACTTTGTTATATTTTATTTTATGGTTTAAATTGGGTCCTAAAATTTACAGTTCACCTTGTGCTCCATTGTTTGTTGCTTTGTTAGGCGGATTCCTAGGAGTTGTCATGGTTATCATTCCTGAATATTTTAGGAAAAAATATGAAATTCAAGCAGATCAATTTGCTGCCCAAAATTTTGGTAAAAATAATTATGCTGGAGTGCTAAATAAATTGAATGAAATGACAAATGGAGGTGTTGAAAAAGGAAATGTTTATTATCCAACATTGAAAGAAAGATTAGCGGCCATTTCAAACTAAATATTCTACATTTCCCTTATTTTTGTTAGTTCAAAAATTCTATTTTTTCGTTAAAAAAACATCTGATGAAGCAACTATTCTTGCTCCTTTTTTGTCTAATGTGCTATTGGGGAAATGCGCAAAATGTATCCGAAAATGCATTTCGTAAAGCTGGAAAAATTACAGCACCAACAACTGCCAAAACTTACCCAATGCATCTCTGGAATGATTTTATATTGATAGATGCAAAAGTAAATGGCGTTCCAGGTACTTTTATTTGGGATAATGGTTTGTCTTTTATTGCGTTAGATTCAATGTATGCAATTAAAGCCGGAGTTCATTTTCATAAGAAAAAAGAAGAGACGATCATTGATGGGAATGAAAAAACAATTCATCTAGAAGCTCAATATGCCGATAAGGTAGAAGTAGGTGCTTTTTCAGAAGAGCACGCGGCAGTTTTGGATTTAAATATTGATCATGGTGTTTTTAAAAATCGTGAACATGAGATAAGTGGATTGATCGGAGGAGGTTTTAGTAATCATTTCAATTGGTCTTTTGATTTTGATAAAATGTTGGTAACAATCTCTCCCAAGCCCATTCCTAAAGAAGGAATCCAACTTAAATATATTATTGATACATTCAATAACTTAGATTATTTCCCCATGACGATCAATGGTCAAGATATCTATGCTCAAGTAGACTTTGGCATGGTAGGAGAGGTTTTCAGTGCTACAGATCAATTAGCGCCATTATTTGAGGGACATCCTGTAGTCACTTCTGTGGGTTACAATAGTATTTCGGCAGGAGGACTAAATAGAGTGGATACAATTTATACAATACAAGATAATTATGAATACACCTTGAGTGGACACAAAATGTCAGAATTACCTAGATTAGAATTAAGTGGTAGCGAGACTGGATTCAAGATTGGTAGCCGATATTTTATGCATTATAATGTAACAATTAATAACCATGATTCGGTATATATTTTGTCCCCTCGGTTGACAGCCTTGCCGTCCAAATCTAGAAAAGCATATGGTGTGTTTGTCTTAAAAAAAAGAAATGAAATGTACATTGGTCGATTAAGCAATAATCCGAATCTAAACGGTAAAAATGTAGATCTCTTGCAAAAAGTTATATCTATCAATGGCAAAACAGCAAAAGATTTTTACGGTATTATGGATATTAGAGATTATCAAGAAAAATTAAAAAACGCAGGAAAAGATATGGTCTTAAAAATGGAGGATGGAAATGTATATAAATTTACACCGCAAGATGATATTGCAAATTAATTGAAATACAATTCATTGTGTAGTTTACTTTCAAAATGTATTGGCGATGAATTTACAATAGTTTGCATATTGATCTGCTTGTGATTTCGGATAGGTGATGGTTATGGTTTGCAATACTTTTGCAGGTCCAGTATTAAAATAATTATTCAATTGTGTTAGTTTGGTTTTTCTGTAAAAAATCTTTCCTTCTTTAGTTATTCCAGAAACGATGAAATCATTTATACCAATTAGTTTGTAAGTGATTTTACCTTCTTTATTTAAAAATTTCAATTCTTGGGAGAGATTATTGATTTCCTCATTTTCCAATGAACCATAAGCTCTGATTTCCGTCTTTTCATCATTGGAAATAATAACGCAACCATCACCATTGTCCGATTCTGGTTGCGCTGTAAAGTCTTTGGGATAATCTATGCAAAATTGAAATCTCGCATTGCAATAATTCTTATAATTTTCTTGCCCAAAGGAACATAGCGGAAAACTGAAAAGGAAAAAGAATACGAGTAATTTTTTAATTATCATCCAACGAAATTATTTATTATGAATTTGGGAGTTTTTAAATAGTCTTATCCATCCAGTTTTGGAAATAACTAAAGTTTTTCTAGGAGTGTTATATCCAATTGGATATATGTCAAATGCTAAGTTCTTAGTTCCCAGCACATTACCCATTTTTAATGGAATAATTCGCACCTTGTTTATTGAAAATTCATTGTCTTTGAAATCATCAAATATTCCCAATACATATTCATAAAAATCTTTTTCTTCACTAATAGATGAAAATGTAAATTGATCATGTACTGTCTAAAAGAAGCGATTATATATATAAAAAATCCAATACTGATAGTTACATTTAATTTTTATAATGCAAACTTTTCCAAGTTTCTAAAGCCCAATTTTTATCATCTTCTTCATCGTAATAAAATACGGATTGGACAATTTCATTACCAGCTATTGAAAATCCATAGATGACATCATAGCTTTTATAATTATCAGATTCTTTAATCCGATATCCTATACGAGGAGTTACATCTTCAGAAAATTCAAATAATTCTAATGTTGGAGCCATTGTTTGATCTCTATTTTCGATATCGGTTTTGTACATTTTATATAAATCCGTTTCATTGTTATCTAAATCATCCCAAATAATCAATCGCACAGATTTATCACCTGTAGTAAAATATAAGCTTCCGTCTTCTTCTAATTTACTTTCAAATAAATTATTGATATCAAATGACCATTCTTGGGTTAATTGTTTGGAAATTAAATAATCACTATCCAACTTGAAATCATGTATTCCGTGCCAATCGGAATTTTCTGTTATTCTTTCAAAAACGGACCCTATCCCTTTTAAAAGGAGAGCTGCAATGGATGGATCTATTTGTAATAAAGTAGATGGGTTATAAATACCACTATTGTTTGGATCATTCGTATATTCATCCGATTCCTGTCCTGAAAATATACGCCAACCGCTATCTTTTGGATTCATTGGCTTTTCTCGATACATAAATTGGGGGCGTATTTTCGACTCAATAACCATTTTTGAAACGATCAAACCGCCAATATGTGGAAAATCGGAAAAATCACTTAAATAGTGAGGATTATCCGTACTAACTTCTTCTATTTCAATATTTTCCATCAAGAAATTGAAATATTTTTTCTCTTCCTCTTTAAATATATCTTCCTTTTCAAGCTGGAATGCCTTGTGTAAATAATGAAGTGCCCATTCTTCTGAATTATTTTCAAAATATACTTGTCCCAATCTCAACATGATAAATGGATTGTTTTCTGCATTTGAAGCACGATTTTCTAATGCATTTTTTAAATGGAATAATGCATTAGCATAATCTTTAGATTGAAAATAAGCATCGCCTATAGAAGCTTCTAACCAAATAGATTCATTATATTGTTCTTGGGGGGTAGGAATATATGTTAGTGCTTGTTTCCAAAGACCAATTGCTCCATTATAATCTTGTTTATCGTCCATCAATTGATTGCCTTCAATGGCTAATTCATCTATTTTTTGAGCAACTTCTTGGGAAAGGGTATACATAAACCTGTTATTTATTTTCCTCTTGATATTTCAGATCGAAATCTATCATCCATTCGATACCATATTTATCTCTAAACATTCCAAAATAGGAATTCCAAAAGCTTTCCGAAAGTGGAACTTCGACCTCTCCGCCTGCAGATAATCCTGCGAATAAACGTTCTGCTTCCTCTTTGGATGTGGCACTGATGGCGATTTTGCTTCTATTTTCTTTTTCGTTAACGGTTCCCATAAAGGATGGAACATCGCTTGCCATCAAGGTATCCACACCTATAGGCAAAGCTATATGCATGATTTTGTTGGCATCCTCCTCGGATATCGGCGGAAAATTAGGATCACTTGGAATGTCTTTCATTCGCACAATTGTTGCAAATTCTCCTCCGAAAACAGATTTGTAAAATGTAAAAGCTTCTTCTGCATTTCCATTGAAATGAAGATGTGTATTGATTTTTGGCATGGTGAATATTTTGCATTCAAATTACAATAGTTTGGGATAAAATGATGCAAATTCCAAAGAAATAAAAGTTATTTTTCTATAAGTAAATGCAAGTTGCATAATGTTAAAATCTAATTTCAATTTGTTCTTAATATTTGTAGTAGGTACATTTGTTAAGCCACTAAATACACATCGCTATGTACTTTTTTAATAAAAAAACAATTGGAATCATGCTTGCTATTGGCTTTGCAAATTTTTCCAATGCACAAACGAATCCGAAAAATATGAGTGACAATACAGTCGAACAATTAGGCATCATCAGAACAAAACCAGGCACTTGGAATACTTATTTGCCTATCATGTTACACAATGTCAAAAGTTCGAGAAAGGAAAAAGGAAATATCTCTTTTACCTTATATCAACCCGAAGATGGGGCAGAAGTGGGTATTTGGTTGGAACGCTGGCACAACCAAGCGGCTATGGAAAATCATTTTACGTATGATTATTTGAAAGCCGTACGTAAAACTGTTCCTGAGGTAAAAGATGGTGCTGTGACGCAAATTTCCCTAAAAGAAGTGGCGGCCATTCCTGCAAAAACAGTACAATTAAATGGTGTAGCGCCGCAAAGAAACGTAATTGTTATATTTGAACCCAAAACAGAAGAGCGGGACGCATTTCTAAAAGCTATCGCGGATGTGACACCTCATGCGAGAAAAGCGCCGGGCAATTACGGTTTTAATATTTATGAAGATGTGGCTAATCCGGACAGATTTGTTTTGGTAGAGGGTTGGAAAGACGCGGCTGCACACGATGCACACATGGCGCAAGCGTATTCCAAAGATTTTGATAAAGCTACAGCAGGAATATTTAAAGTGGATCCAATGTCTGAACGTTGGTTAGCGAAAGATATTTCGGAATAGAAGTATAACTATACCTTACAAATGCCCCAAGAGATTGGGGCATTTGTATTTAAGATGAACTGATATTGGAAAAAAACTCTCATTTATTTTACCATTCATCACACTCATTCTTTATAAGAAATAACTTATTAACCATAGGTAAATATTTATCCAAAATTGATTTTCTAAACTTCTAATTTCAATACATCTAAAACTTTAAAAATGAAAAATATCTTCTTAGTATTCTTATCCATCTTATTAATTAAAAATGGATATAGTCAAGCAAATGTTGATAGTACATCCGCAGAAGTAAATAGAAGATTGCATATTATCGGAAAGGATGATCAACATCTAAGGTTTTCCCTATTGAAAAAAAAGTCCAATGACTCCTTGTTAAAGCAAATTAATAAAGTCGATAGTATCAACGAAAACTATGTATTGCAACTTTTGGAAAACAATGGCTGGAATAAGTATGAATTAGACGAGTCATCCAACCATGTGATTTTTCTAGTACTAGATCACATGAACAAAAAAGATGTAGCTATAATGGAACAATATGCTCCTTTAATGAAAGAAAAAGCGGATGCCGGTAAATTAGATAAGTCAGATTATGCTACATTTTTTGATAGAATATGTAAGTATAAAAATGAGCCACAATATTACGGAACGCAATTTGTGAAGATTGGGAAAGATCAATATGTTTGGCCTATTAACGATGTAGAAAATGTAGATAAAAGAAGAGCTAGTGTAGATTTGCCAGATATGGAATCATACATTGGATTAGTAAAATCGATGGCAAAAAAGACCGTTGTTTTTAATAAAAAAATGACTATCGATGAAATACTTGCGTTGCAAAAAGCCAATGAGGCAAAAAATTAAATTATAGCGTTTACTTTTCCATAATTTATTTTAAAATTTGACATAATTAGATAACAGAATTTGGCAGTTTTGTATCTAAATGAGGAAAATTTATTGCAGTAATTAAAGTTTTTCTAATGATAAAATTTCTATTAGTTCTTATAATGCTTCCTTTGATAGTCTTTGCCCAAAAGCATAAATGGGATAATGTAATAAAGGTTTCTATAAGAGATGGCAATGTAAATAAGGATTCTTTAACTATAATGAATAGTGATATGTCTCCTGATTTTTATAATAAGCAAAATTCAGAATCTAATCTTGTTATGAATAATAAAACTCAGTTTGCCAATAACTATGTCAATCCTCAACTCTATTTTCTCTTTTTCAAAAGTGATGTCAATCATTATTTTTCTAGACCAGGATTTATTTTTCTTGACGCAACTACGGATAGTATAATTGTAGACTATAAGAATCCTTATCTAAGTTATGCTAATGGGAAATCCTCAACGGAATATCGTAATAAATTTTTACCATTTTTATCCAAAAACTTAGACTTTGATTCAAGTTCAAAATATCATGCTAGTATCCGTTGGGATTCTACTGAATTGTATGATACTATAATATATAATTATACCAAAACCCATAATTCGTCCTATGTTGCTCTATGGTTGCTTGTGGATAGGTTTTCCAATATGGGTTATGCTAACATGCGCGAAAAAACACTTAATCTATTCTCTCCAAAAATAAAAAAAACGAAAACTTGGCAAGTCTTATATAACAAACTTGGCAAGTCTCTTGTGAAAGAAGGACATCTCTTTCCAAAATTGAGTTTAGAAGATACAACATCGAATAAGAAGATCCTTAACTTAAATAAAAGCTATAAATATACTTTAATTGATTTTTGGTTTAGTCGCTGTAAACCTTGCTTGGCGCAAATTTCCTACATTAAGCAATTGTATAACAAAGATCATCCCTCCAACAAATTGGATGTAATAAGTATATCAACTGACAATAGTATGGATAGAAAAGAAAAACTATGGGAAAAAAGATTACAGCAATTAGGAATGAATTGGCCGCAATATATGGATGAAAATGCAACAATTGCATCCTCCGCATATATAATCGAGTTTCCCACCAATTTTCTTATTGATCAAAATGGGTATGTCATAAAAAAGAATATTTCACTTGCCGATTTGGATAAATTATTGAAATGAGATTTTAATTAATAGGATCGCTGATTAGCATTTATTTTGATCATTTGGAGATTTCTTGAGGTGGATTGATAGTTTCTATAAATAATAAGCCATCTGTAATTTTGGAAACATTATGATCGGTTATGAAATGTCCGTAAACACTG from Rhizosphaericola mali includes:
- a CDS encoding M48 family metallopeptidase; the encoded protein is MDSLICGLIIGTVFYLSSHAGSKDHISIKSIIGSCFALLLYVVYDFVIKPILYSIILRKRRLLYFEDYLKDNGFIYPIYQLNEKVINIYATGVLDSSKKILVGKDLLELADIDTLHGLIWHELGHLKNNHLCKVFIINSICTLLYFILWFKLGPKIYSSPCAPLFVALLGGFLGVVMVIIPEYFRKKYEIQADQFAAQNFGKNNYAGVLNKLNEMTNGGVEKGNVYYPTLKERLAAISN
- a CDS encoding pepsin/retropepsin-like aspartic protease family protein, with translation MKQLFLLLFCLMCYWGNAQNVSENAFRKAGKITAPTTAKTYPMHLWNDFILIDAKVNGVPGTFIWDNGLSFIALDSMYAIKAGVHFHKKKEETIIDGNEKTIHLEAQYADKVEVGAFSEEHAAVLDLNIDHGVFKNREHEISGLIGGGFSNHFNWSFDFDKMLVTISPKPIPKEGIQLKYIIDTFNNLDYFPMTINGQDIYAQVDFGMVGEVFSATDQLAPLFEGHPVVTSVGYNSISAGGLNRVDTIYTIQDNYEYTLSGHKMSELPRLELSGSETGFKIGSRYFMHYNVTINNHDSVYILSPRLTALPSKSRKAYGVFVLKKRNEMYIGRLSNNPNLNGKNVDLLQKVISINGKTAKDFYGIMDIRDYQEKLKNAGKDMVLKMEDGNVYKFTPQDDIAN
- a CDS encoding immunity protein Imm33 domain-containing protein, with amino-acid sequence MYTLSQEVAQKIDELAIEGNQLMDDKQDYNGAIGLWKQALTYIPTPQEQYNESIWLEASIGDAYFQSKDYANALFHLKNALENRASNAENNPFIMLRLGQVYFENNSEEWALHYLHKAFQLEKEDIFKEEEKKYFNFLMENIEIEEVSTDNPHYLSDFSDFPHIGGLIVSKMVIESKIRPQFMYREKPMNPKDSGWRIFSGQESDEYTNDPNNSGIYNPSTLLQIDPSIAALLLKGIGSVFERITENSDWHGIHDFKLDSDYLISKQLTQEWSFDINNLFESKLEEDGSLYFTTGDKSVRLIIWDDLDNNETDLYKMYKTDIENRDQTMAPTLELFEFSEDVTPRIGYRIKESDNYKSYDVIYGFSIAGNEIVQSVFYYDEEDDKNWALETWKSLHYKN
- a CDS encoding VOC family protein, producing MPKINTHLHFNGNAEEAFTFYKSVFGGEFATIVRMKDIPSDPNFPPISEEDANKIMHIALPIGVDTLMASDVPSFMGTVNEKENRSKIAISATSKEEAERLFAGLSAGGEVEVPLSESFWNSYFGMFRDKYGIEWMIDFDLKYQEENK
- a CDS encoding putative quinol monooxygenase, which produces MYFFNKKTIGIMLAIGFANFSNAQTNPKNMSDNTVEQLGIIRTKPGTWNTYLPIMLHNVKSSRKEKGNISFTLYQPEDGAEVGIWLERWHNQAAMENHFTYDYLKAVRKTVPEVKDGAVTQISLKEVAAIPAKTVQLNGVAPQRNVIVIFEPKTEERDAFLKAIADVTPHARKAPGNYGFNIYEDVANPDRFVLVEGWKDAAAHDAHMAQAYSKDFDKATAGIFKVDPMSERWLAKDISE
- a CDS encoding DUF6624 domain-containing protein produces the protein MKNIFLVFLSILLIKNGYSQANVDSTSAEVNRRLHIIGKDDQHLRFSLLKKKSNDSLLKQINKVDSINENYVLQLLENNGWNKYELDESSNHVIFLVLDHMNKKDVAIMEQYAPLMKEKADAGKLDKSDYATFFDRICKYKNEPQYYGTQFVKIGKDQYVWPINDVENVDKRRASVDLPDMESYIGLVKSMAKKTVVFNKKMTIDEILALQKANEAKN
- a CDS encoding TlpA family protein disulfide reductase, yielding MIKFLLVLIMLPLIVFAQKHKWDNVIKVSIRDGNVNKDSLTIMNSDMSPDFYNKQNSESNLVMNNKTQFANNYVNPQLYFLFFKSDVNHYFSRPGFIFLDATTDSIIVDYKNPYLSYANGKSSTEYRNKFLPFLSKNLDFDSSSKYHASIRWDSTELYDTIIYNYTKTHNSSYVALWLLVDRFSNMGYANMREKTLNLFSPKIKKTKTWQVLYNKLGKSLVKEGHLFPKLSLEDTTSNKKILNLNKSYKYTLIDFWFSRCKPCLAQISYIKQLYNKDHPSNKLDVISISTDNSMDRKEKLWEKRLQQLGMNWPQYMDENATIASSAYIIEFPTNFLIDQNGYVIKKNISLADLDKLLK